From a region of the Halorubrum sp. BV1 genome:
- a CDS encoding aldo/keto reductase: MDSRSLGSIGSVSEVGYGSWELGSAWGDVSDAEAQRAVEAALDAGIDFFDTADVYGDGRSERVLGEALASPIENNAVTVATKAGRRLDPHEADGYTLDNLRRFVDRSRENLGVETLDLLQLHCPPTDVYYQPSVFDGLETLHEEDRIDAYGVSVERVEEGLKAITYPGVESVQIIFNPFRQRPADLFFREAAARDVGVIVRVPLASGLLTGTLSRADTFPEDDHRNFNRNGEAFDVGETFAGVPFEAGLDAVDALQEQAVPDEMSTAAFTLRWILDHDAVSTVIPGSSTPEHIRANAAASDLDPLDESTHDAVTEVYDAHVREHVHHRW, from the coding sequence ATGGATTCTCGTTCACTCGGGTCGATCGGATCGGTAAGTGAAGTTGGATACGGATCGTGGGAACTCGGTAGTGCGTGGGGGGACGTATCCGACGCCGAAGCACAACGCGCGGTCGAGGCCGCGTTAGATGCCGGAATCGACTTCTTCGACACCGCCGACGTGTACGGCGATGGCCGTTCCGAACGAGTCCTCGGCGAAGCGCTGGCCTCCCCTATCGAGAACAACGCGGTGACGGTCGCGACAAAGGCGGGTCGGCGGCTCGACCCACACGAAGCCGACGGGTACACCCTCGATAACCTGCGGCGGTTCGTGGACCGCTCCCGAGAGAACCTCGGCGTCGAGACGCTTGATCTGCTCCAGCTCCACTGTCCGCCGACCGATGTCTACTACCAGCCGTCCGTCTTCGACGGGCTTGAGACGCTACACGAGGAGGACCGTATCGACGCCTACGGCGTCAGCGTCGAACGCGTCGAGGAGGGACTGAAAGCGATAACGTATCCCGGCGTCGAGTCGGTTCAGATCATCTTCAACCCCTTCCGGCAGCGACCGGCCGATCTCTTCTTCAGAGAGGCCGCCGCTCGGGACGTGGGCGTGATCGTTCGTGTCCCACTGGCGTCCGGCCTTCTAACCGGGACGCTCTCCCGGGCAGACACCTTCCCCGAGGACGACCACCGGAATTTCAACCGCAACGGAGAGGCCTTCGACGTCGGCGAGACGTTCGCGGGAGTCCCCTTCGAGGCCGGACTCGACGCTGTCGATGCACTGCAGGAGCAGGCCGTACCGGACGAAATGTCGACAGCCGCGTTCACGCTGCGGTGGATCCTCGACCACGACGCGGTTTCGACGGTCATTCCGGGCTCTTCGACCCCAGAGCACATCCGTGCCAACGCGGCCGCAAGCGATCTCGATCCGCTCGACGAATCGACTCACGACGCCGTCACGGAGGTATACGACGCGCACGTCCGGGAACACGTCCACCATCGCTGGTGA
- a CDS encoding mandelate racemase/muconate lactonizing enzyme family protein yields the protein MSYEHLRDPNAEYTMRDLSAETMGLSRPRSEGHDVEITDVQTVIVDGNYPWTLVRVYTDDGRVGDGEAYWGGAIPEIIERLKPFVVGENPLDIDRLYEHMVQKMSGEGSIAGKDIAAISGIELALHDVAGKILDVPAYQLLGGKYRDEVRTYCDCHTEDEADPDACADEAERVVDDLGYDALKFDLDVPSGHEKDRANRHLRGPEIEHKAEIVEKVTDRVGDKADVAFDCHWAFTAGSAKRLARRLERYDVWWLEDPVPPENHDVQREVTQSTGTPIAVGENVYRTHGQRRLLTEQAVDIVAPDVPKVGGMRETAKIATLADMFYVPVAMHNVSSPIGTLASAHVGAAIPNSLAVEYHSYELGWWEDLVEEDDLIQDGYMPIPEEPGLGVTLDLDAVDAHLADGEELFDEA from the coding sequence ATGAGCTATGAGCATCTTCGGGATCCAAACGCGGAGTACACCATGCGCGACCTCTCGGCGGAGACGATGGGCCTCTCTCGCCCCCGCAGCGAGGGACACGACGTGGAGATCACAGACGTACAAACGGTGATCGTGGACGGCAACTATCCGTGGACGCTCGTTCGCGTGTACACGGACGACGGGCGCGTCGGCGACGGCGAGGCGTACTGGGGCGGTGCTATCCCGGAGATAATCGAACGGTTGAAGCCGTTCGTCGTCGGCGAAAATCCCCTCGACATCGACCGGCTCTACGAACACATGGTACAGAAGATGTCCGGCGAGGGATCGATCGCGGGCAAAGACATCGCTGCGATCTCCGGTATCGAACTGGCGCTCCACGATGTCGCCGGGAAGATCCTCGACGTTCCCGCCTACCAACTGCTGGGCGGCAAGTACCGCGACGAGGTCCGGACGTACTGTGACTGTCACACAGAGGACGAGGCCGACCCGGACGCCTGTGCGGACGAGGCGGAACGGGTCGTCGACGATCTCGGCTACGACGCGCTGAAGTTCGACCTCGACGTCCCGTCGGGCCACGAGAAGGACCGCGCGAACCGCCACCTTCGCGGTCCCGAGATCGAGCATAAAGCCGAGATCGTCGAGAAGGTGACAGACCGCGTCGGCGATAAGGCCGACGTGGCCTTCGACTGCCACTGGGCGTTCACGGCCGGCAGCGCCAAGCGGCTGGCGCGTCGGCTCGAACGGTACGACGTCTGGTGGTTGGAAGACCCGGTTCCTCCGGAGAACCACGACGTCCAGCGCGAGGTCACCCAGTCGACCGGGACGCCCATCGCCGTCGGCGAGAACGTCTACCGGACTCACGGTCAACGGCGATTGCTCACGGAACAGGCCGTCGACATCGTCGCCCCGGACGTTCCGAAGGTCGGCGGCATGCGCGAAACGGCGAAGATCGCGACGCTCGCGGACATGTTTTACGTCCCGGTGGCGATGCACAACGTCTCCTCGCCGATCGGGACACTGGCGTCCGCACACGTCGGCGCGGCGATCCCCAACTCGCTGGCCGTCGAGTACCACTCCTACGAACTCGGCTGGTGGGAGGACCTCGTCGAGGAGGACGACCTCATCCAGGACGGATACATGCCGATCCCCGAGGAGCCGGGGCTCGGGGTGACGCTGGACCTCGACGCCGTCGACGCCCACCTCGCAGACGGCGAGGAGCTGTTCGACGAAGCGTAG
- a CDS encoding carbohydrate ABC transporter permease, protein MSKPTHSRAESIARILPALNYTKIGIALVVMFFFVFFISPIWTGFVTAFKTTSAVTSTTPFIPPGPSGFTLEKWTVAFDYLSRGMVNSLIMSVPSTIASVFLGSIAAYGLTLVDWNERLQFSILVLFLVGIFIPYQAVLVPLSDFWINMVGVDGLLEPLGNLPFFTARHSRLFAVTVTHVVYAIPICMLLFRGYYMSLSDELIEAAKIDGASITNIYRRIVLPLSKPMIGVVFIYQFTMIWNEFLFSLTLIGSSSSPAATVTLVLSGLGSDLSGVDFGLRMAGAFVAALPTLIIYVLFAEQFAEGLASEN, encoded by the coding sequence ATGAGCAAACCAACCCACTCCCGGGCGGAAAGCATCGCGCGGATACTGCCGGCGCTCAACTACACGAAGATCGGGATCGCGCTCGTGGTCATGTTCTTTTTTGTCTTCTTCATCTCGCCGATCTGGACCGGGTTCGTGACCGCCTTCAAGACCACCAGCGCGGTCACGTCGACGACGCCGTTCATCCCGCCGGGGCCCAGCGGATTCACGTTAGAGAAGTGGACCGTGGCGTTCGATTACCTCTCAAGAGGGATGGTGAACAGCCTCATCATGTCGGTCCCGTCGACGATAGCCAGCGTGTTCCTCGGGAGCATCGCGGCGTACGGGCTCACCCTGGTCGACTGGAACGAGCGCCTTCAGTTCTCGATCCTCGTGTTGTTCTTGGTCGGCATCTTCATCCCGTATCAGGCGGTGTTGGTCCCGCTCTCCGACTTCTGGATCAACATGGTCGGGGTCGACGGCCTGCTGGAGCCGCTGGGGAACCTTCCGTTCTTCACCGCTCGACACTCGCGGCTGTTCGCAGTGACGGTCACCCACGTCGTCTACGCGATCCCGATCTGCATGCTGCTGTTCCGGGGGTACTACATGTCCCTCTCGGACGAACTCATCGAGGCCGCCAAGATCGACGGGGCGAGCATCACCAACATCTACCGACGGATCGTGCTCCCGCTGTCGAAGCCGATGATCGGCGTTGTGTTCATCTACCAGTTCACGATGATCTGGAACGAGTTCCTGTTCTCGTTGACGCTCATCGGGAGTTCGAGCAGTCCGGCCGCGACCGTGACGCTCGTGTTGTCCGGACTCGGAAGCGACCTTTCCGGCGTCGACTTCGGGCTCCGGATGGCGGGAGCGTTCGTCGCCGCGCTTCCGACGCTCATCATCTACGTCCTCTTCGCGGAGCAGTTCGCAGAGGGGCTCGCCTCCGAAAACTAA
- a CDS encoding carbohydrate ABC transporter permease, which translates to MARSEDTVSGSQSVSASATPEDWRDRLRRFSKSDFVRSFPYWFIPFSIMGLGVYGGIGWNTLISLTDYEGFLERPDFTNLDLEMYVQAIQDPAVILTTKNTFMLMIVFTTVTMLLGLFLAILLDREIRYKEKIQTIYLLPMALSFVVTAQFWLWMYNVNNGMVNAIVGLFGLGPYNWIGNPDLVLGSVIFALIWQFSGYAMVVFLAGLQSLPDDQFEAARIDGASTFKTYWRVIIPQLKSSSVSAAVILLIFALKAFTFLYSMFGQYRVPQATDILATLMVREAFQLQNWAYSAAIATILLVMSLAIIAPYLHYQHKQGSL; encoded by the coding sequence ATGGCACGTTCAGAAGACACAGTTTCTGGGTCTCAGTCCGTCTCCGCGAGCGCGACTCCGGAGGACTGGCGAGACCGGTTACGACGATTCTCGAAGAGCGACTTCGTTCGGAGTTTCCCCTACTGGTTCATCCCGTTCAGCATCATGGGGCTCGGTGTCTACGGTGGGATCGGCTGGAACACGCTGATCTCTCTTACCGACTACGAAGGGTTCCTCGAGCGCCCGGACTTCACGAACCTCGATCTGGAGATGTACGTCCAGGCGATACAGGATCCAGCGGTGATCCTCACCACCAAGAACACGTTCATGTTGATGATCGTCTTCACGACGGTCACCATGCTGTTGGGGCTGTTCCTCGCGATCCTGCTCGACCGAGAGATCCGGTATAAAGAGAAAATACAGACGATCTACCTGCTCCCGATGGCGCTGTCGTTCGTCGTCACCGCGCAGTTCTGGCTCTGGATGTACAACGTCAACAACGGGATGGTAAACGCCATTGTGGGGCTATTTGGGTTGGGACCATACAACTGGATCGGCAATCCCGACCTTGTTTTGGGGTCCGTGATCTTCGCGCTTATCTGGCAGTTCAGCGGCTACGCTATGGTCGTGTTTCTCGCCGGACTCCAGTCGCTTCCGGACGACCAGTTTGAGGCCGCGCGAATCGACGGCGCGAGCACGTTCAAGACCTACTGGCGCGTGATCATCCCACAGCTGAAGTCGTCGTCGGTCAGCGCGGCGGTCATCCTGTTGATCTTCGCGTTGAAGGCGTTCACCTTCCTCTACTCGATGTTCGGGCAGTACCGTGTGCCGCAGGCCACGGACATCCTCGCGACCCTGATGGTTCGCGAGGCGTTCCAGCTACAGAACTGGGCGTACTCGGCGGCGATCGCGACGATACTGCTCGTCATGTCGCTCGCCATCATCGCACCGTATCTCCACTACCAGCACAAACAGGGGAGCCTCTGA
- the gfo6 gene encoding D-xylose 1-dehydrogenase Gfo6 → MGDLTEYVDGFTNRDWQTRDPTAVDGPVRIAVVGLGWFTRDWALPGIARSSFTEATVVTDIDSDATEAVADEHDLIGVAPEEFRSGSVADEYDAVYIATPNATHFEYVAAAADQGKAVLCEKPVAATVERAERIVSVCEDANVSLMVGYRMQTDPAVRRLRDLLADGFIGDVTHVHATMSQTMLSELTEAADQWRLDPELSGGGALMDIGIYPINTARFVLGTDPVRVSGRTRTEHEAFAGVDEHASFRLEFPGGVDAMCTVSQNAHHASRLELTGTEGRLILDPAFYEREDRAVAVVRGGTRLDVEFEAVHQLEEEFAYFGHQLLTDGDIYPDGSHALTDMQVLDAIYESAETADEVVLTE, encoded by the coding sequence ATGGGAGATCTGACCGAATACGTCGACGGCTTCACCAACCGAGACTGGCAAACCCGGGACCCGACCGCTGTCGACGGCCCGGTCCGAATCGCGGTGGTCGGGCTCGGGTGGTTCACCCGCGATTGGGCCCTTCCGGGGATCGCCCGGTCGTCGTTCACCGAGGCGACCGTGGTGACGGACATCGACTCGGACGCCACCGAGGCGGTCGCCGATGAACACGACCTGATCGGCGTGGCTCCCGAGGAGTTCCGCTCGGGGAGCGTCGCCGACGAGTACGACGCGGTGTACATCGCGACGCCGAACGCGACCCACTTCGAGTACGTCGCGGCCGCGGCCGACCAGGGGAAAGCCGTTCTCTGTGAGAAGCCCGTGGCGGCGACCGTCGAGCGCGCAGAGCGGATCGTCTCCGTCTGTGAGGACGCGAACGTCTCGTTGATGGTGGGGTATCGGATGCAGACAGACCCCGCCGTTCGGCGGCTTAGAGACCTCCTTGCGGACGGGTTCATCGGGGACGTGACTCACGTCCATGCCACAATGTCGCAGACAATGCTCTCCGAACTCACCGAGGCGGCCGACCAGTGGCGGCTGGACCCGGAACTCTCCGGTGGCGGTGCGCTCATGGACATCGGAATCTACCCGATTAACACCGCGCGGTTCGTCCTCGGGACGGATCCGGTCCGCGTCTCTGGGCGAACCCGCACGGAGCACGAGGCGTTCGCCGGCGTTGACGAGCACGCGTCCTTCCGACTCGAGTTCCCGGGCGGCGTCGACGCGATGTGTACGGTCAGCCAAAACGCTCACCACGCCAGCCGGCTCGAACTCACCGGCACCGAGGGGCGGTTGATTCTCGACCCGGCGTTCTACGAGCGCGAGGACCGAGCGGTCGCGGTCGTCCGCGGCGGGACGCGGCTTGACGTGGAGTTCGAGGCGGTCCATCAGCTCGAAGAAGAGTTCGCATACTTCGGCCATCAGCTGCTCACCGACGGCGACATCTACCCCGACGGCAGCCACGCGCTGACGGACATGCAAGTGTTGGACGCGATCTACGAGTCTGCGGAGACCGCGGACGAAGTCGTTCTCACGGAGTGA
- a CDS encoding DMT family transporter has protein sequence MDPGISFAVLAAVAWGGYIFSLKRLFSDVSPAALTVLLNSCAVVWYVPVVVSRTDVSRELVAGIEPVESGIVALTVLMHAIAFMLFLWAIDDGDLSYVTPISKIVPVFVLPVEVLLLGQVLTRIQVLGVVVATVAVYVVNYEPGNLLGPIVNVYHSRPAQFALLSAMCYAAGDVGKRVVLQEIGMPTALWVPTLLVGISLILLPSAVRHPPSLTRRDIPRFVGVAAIVALAEHTTTTAFAILPASIASPIVNTQAVIAVVLGGVLLGERYFRLRLFAAVMAVLGVTLIAL, from the coding sequence ATGGATCCCGGGATCTCGTTCGCGGTGCTCGCGGCTGTCGCCTGGGGCGGTTACATCTTCTCGCTCAAGCGGCTGTTCAGCGACGTCTCGCCGGCGGCACTCACGGTGCTTCTCAACTCGTGTGCGGTCGTCTGGTACGTCCCTGTCGTGGTCTCTCGAACCGACGTCTCTCGGGAACTCGTTGCCGGGATCGAGCCCGTCGAGTCCGGTATCGTAGCTCTGACCGTCCTCATGCACGCAATAGCGTTCATGCTGTTCTTATGGGCTATCGACGACGGAGACCTCTCGTACGTCACGCCGATCAGCAAGATCGTTCCGGTGTTCGTCCTCCCGGTCGAGGTCCTGTTGCTCGGCCAAGTGTTGACTAGAATCCAAGTTCTCGGGGTTGTCGTGGCGACGGTCGCGGTGTACGTCGTGAACTACGAGCCGGGGAACCTGCTGGGACCGATCGTCAACGTGTATCACTCCCGACCGGCACAGTTCGCGCTGTTGAGCGCGATGTGTTACGCAGCCGGCGACGTGGGGAAACGCGTCGTGCTACAGGAGATCGGGATGCCGACGGCTCTGTGGGTTCCAACACTGCTCGTTGGTATCTCGCTCATACTGCTTCCGAGCGCCGTGCGTCATCCCCCCTCGCTCACTCGCAGGGATATTCCCCGATTCGTCGGCGTCGCGGCAATCGTCGCGCTCGCCGAGCACACGACGACGACGGCCTTCGCGATTCTCCCCGCGAGCATCGCGTCCCCCATCGTAAACACGCAAGCGGTCATCGCGGTGGTCCTCGGCGGCGTCCTACTCGGAGAACGCTACTTCCGGCTTCGGCTCTTCGCGGCCGTCATGGCCGTCCTCGGAGTGACGCTCATCGCGCTCTGA
- a CDS encoding fumarylacetoacetate hydrolase family protein, whose protein sequence is MQYYNLDTADTGLAVEIDGTVYDLGTADDPVDTFRELAKAAAVSETSIDQIGRRLSESAETLSPAVLEESLDRPIVPDEVWAAGVTYEISEAAREAESDRPDVYMDVYDSDRPELFFKATASRTVGDGAAVGIREDSTWDVPEPELGIVLFRGEIVGYTVGNDMSSRSIEGENPLYLPQAKVYDRCCAIGPGVTSAEAVSDPHDLRMEMHIERDGDQLYEDSTTTANMKRNCEELVSYFCRHNAVPELAVLLTGTSLVPEDDFTLTEGDAISIDIDELGTLENSVTQV, encoded by the coding sequence ATGCAGTATTACAACCTCGACACCGCTGACACAGGACTGGCTGTTGAAATCGACGGGACGGTGTACGACCTCGGAACGGCTGACGATCCGGTTGACACGTTCCGTGAACTGGCGAAGGCCGCGGCCGTGAGCGAGACGTCCATCGACCAAATCGGAAGGCGGCTGAGCGAATCTGCAGAGACACTGTCGCCCGCGGTACTGGAGGAGAGCTTGGACCGACCGATCGTCCCCGACGAGGTCTGGGCGGCCGGGGTCACGTACGAAATAAGCGAAGCGGCTCGGGAGGCGGAAAGCGATCGTCCGGACGTGTACATGGACGTGTACGACTCCGACCGACCTGAGCTGTTCTTCAAAGCAACCGCCAGCCGCACCGTCGGAGACGGGGCGGCCGTTGGGATCCGCGAGGACTCTACGTGGGACGTCCCGGAGCCGGAACTGGGGATCGTTCTGTTCAGAGGGGAGATCGTCGGATACACCGTCGGCAACGACATGAGCAGCCGGTCGATCGAGGGTGAAAACCCGCTGTACCTCCCACAGGCGAAGGTGTACGATCGGTGTTGTGCGATCGGCCCCGGCGTCACCTCGGCGGAGGCGGTCTCAGACCCCCACGATCTCCGAATGGAGATGCACATCGAACGGGACGGTGACCAACTGTACGAGGACTCCACGACGACCGCTAACATGAAGCGGAACTGCGAGGAACTCGTCTCGTACTTCTGCCGTCACAATGCCGTTCCCGAACTCGCGGTCCTCCTCACCGGCACGTCGCTCGTGCCGGAAGACGATTTCACGCTGACGGAAGGCGACGCAATCTCAATCGACATCGACGAACTCGGCACGCTCGAGAACTCAGTCACGCAGGTATAG
- a CDS encoding aldo/keto reductase, whose amino-acid sequence MNVPSHTLPSGDELPALGFGTWNLGSGTVKRSVRAALDAGYTHIDTAEGYRNEREIGEVIAEYDRDDLFLTSKVLAKNLNYESLIDACEGSLERLGTDYLDLYLIHWPNPAISLRESLHAMAELHDRGLVRNVGVSNFSGYQLSCAQHISDVPIAVNQIEYHPWFQRSELVEYCRDTDTVVEASAPLARTEIFDDEAVRELAETYDKSPAQIVIKWAIERDVVALPRSGTPDHIRQNADLDWQIEEDDLRRLDERDRNHPVYDTPTRDWTTDVYGIEQ is encoded by the coding sequence ATGAACGTGCCATCACACACACTGCCGAGCGGAGACGAACTCCCCGCACTGGGATTCGGGACGTGGAACCTCGGTAGCGGAACGGTCAAACGAAGCGTTCGAGCCGCGCTCGACGCCGGCTACACCCACATCGATACCGCCGAGGGGTATCGAAACGAGCGGGAGATCGGCGAAGTGATCGCCGAGTACGACCGCGACGATCTCTTCCTCACGTCGAAGGTACTCGCAAAGAATCTTAATTACGAGTCGCTTATCGATGCGTGTGAAGGGTCTCTGGAACGATTGGGAACGGACTATCTCGACCTCTACTTGATCCACTGGCCGAACCCGGCGATCTCCCTGCGGGAGTCCCTCCACGCGATGGCGGAGCTTCACGATCGGGGGCTCGTCCGAAACGTCGGCGTGTCCAACTTCAGTGGCTATCAGCTGAGCTGTGCCCAGCATATCAGCGACGTTCCCATCGCCGTCAACCAGATCGAGTACCACCCCTGGTTCCAGCGGTCCGAGCTGGTAGAGTACTGCCGTGACACCGACACCGTCGTTGAGGCCTCCGCACCGCTGGCGCGGACCGAGATCTTCGACGACGAGGCCGTCCGAGAGCTGGCCGAAACCTACGACAAGTCGCCCGCGCAGATCGTCATCAAGTGGGCGATCGAACGCGACGTGGTCGCTCTCCCGCGCTCCGGGACCCCCGATCACATCCGTCAGAACGCTGACCTCGACTGGCAGATCGAGGAAGACGACCTGCGACGGCTCGACGAGCGTGACCGCAACCACCCCGTGTACGACACCCCGACACGAGATTGGACGACCGACGTCTACGGGATCGAGCAGTAA
- a CDS encoding universal stress protein produces MALETLLLAVGPEESDRTDQLARTAADIAGPAGATVVLLHVFTQAEYDSTTSNLGVANSSEVTVDDVARRHGTIRSISKVFEEDGIDYEIRGAIGTHADEIVRLATGTEADLVIVGGRRRSPTGKAIFGSTAQQVILDAPCPVTLVRSDSNDRS; encoded by the coding sequence ATGGCACTTGAGACCCTTCTGCTCGCGGTCGGGCCGGAAGAAAGCGACCGAACCGACCAACTGGCTCGGACGGCGGCCGACATTGCGGGACCGGCCGGGGCAACGGTCGTTCTCCTCCACGTATTCACTCAAGCGGAGTACGATTCCACGACCAGCAACTTGGGTGTCGCCAACTCGTCCGAGGTCACCGTCGACGACGTGGCGAGACGGCACGGGACGATTCGATCGATCTCGAAGGTGTTCGAGGAGGACGGGATCGACTACGAGATACGGGGTGCTATCGGCACACACGCCGACGAGATCGTCCGTCTCGCAACGGGCACCGAAGCTGACCTCGTGATCGTCGGCGGACGCCGGCGATCGCCGACGGGAAAGGCGATCTTCGGTTCGACCGCACAGCAAGTGATACTCGACGCCCCCTGCCCCGTGACGCTGGTCCGAAGCGATTCGAACGATCGCAGCTGA
- a CDS encoding HpcH/HpaI aldolase/citrate lyase family protein has translation MANTTFRDRLLNGETVVGTFQLLDSAMVSEMIGVAGMDFIVYDQEHGPLGAETTLELAAAAQNRGVAPIVRVRSNEEAEIQRALDIGSAGVQVPQVETEADARAAVDAARFDPLGSRGLSQYVRAGDYWGSDTYTEDQNEDVVLIVQVEGERGVENIEDILGVDGIDAVFLGPYDLSQSLGIPGQVTHERVEELMEDVCERAAEAGVAVGAFADTPAIANRWIDAGVQYVTLGVEAGLFTEHLSSLAADVDTT, from the coding sequence ATGGCGAACACGACTTTCCGCGACCGTCTCTTGAACGGCGAGACCGTTGTCGGCACCTTCCAGCTGCTCGACTCGGCGATGGTCTCCGAAATGATCGGGGTCGCGGGCATGGACTTCATTGTCTACGATCAAGAGCACGGACCGCTCGGCGCCGAGACCACCCTCGAACTTGCCGCGGCCGCACAGAACCGCGGCGTCGCCCCGATAGTCCGCGTCCGCTCGAACGAGGAAGCCGAGATCCAACGGGCGCTCGATATCGGTTCGGCCGGCGTTCAAGTCCCACAGGTCGAAACGGAGGCCGACGCTCGGGCCGCCGTCGACGCCGCCCGGTTCGACCCGCTTGGGAGCCGCGGGCTCTCGCAGTACGTCCGAGCCGGCGACTACTGGGGTAGCGACACGTACACCGAAGATCAAAACGAGGACGTCGTCCTCATCGTCCAAGTTGAGGGAGAACGCGGAGTCGAGAACATCGAGGACATTCTCGGCGTCGACGGAATCGACGCCGTCTTTCTCGGCCCCTACGACCTCTCACAGTCGCTCGGGATCCCCGGCCAAGTGACTCACGAGCGGGTCGAGGAACTGATGGAAGACGTCTGTGAGCGTGCCGCCGAGGCCGGCGTCGCGGTCGGCGCGTTCGCCGACACGCCTGCGATCGCGAACCGCTGGATCGACGCCGGCGTCCAGTACGTGACCCTCGGCGTCGAAGCCGGTCTGTTCACCGAGCACCTGTCGTCGCTGGCTGCGGACGTCGACACGACCTAG
- the gfo6 gene encoding D-xylose 1-dehydrogenase Gfo6 encodes MSPNTLFREYESRDWQTATDGTVRYALIGLGWWTTDVAIPAIEESTFCETTVLVSSSAEKATRLADENDVERAITYEQYHDGVAADEYDAVYVATPNAYHLDYAETAAELGKGVLCEKPMEASVERAERLVEACERHDAPLMVAYRMQTDPFVRIAKSLLDDGVIGDPVQVYGDNTQPLLEMIPDEDQWRIDPDLTGYGTSVMDLGIYSINTTRFLLDREPTEVQASMASTHPPFDRVDDERSSFLLAFEDDIQFISTASQGAHEDTQLKITGTEGQIELRPAFHGEVELRVEAGDLSVEMAHATADEVDEMCEEFDYFADRLLTGAEIGPDGRHGLRDMEIIEAIHEAAEERGLPL; translated from the coding sequence ATGTCTCCGAACACGCTGTTCAGGGAGTACGAGTCTCGCGACTGGCAGACGGCGACCGACGGGACGGTCCGCTATGCGCTCATCGGCCTCGGCTGGTGGACGACCGACGTCGCGATCCCGGCGATCGAAGAGTCGACGTTCTGTGAGACCACCGTGTTGGTCAGTAGTTCGGCCGAGAAAGCGACGCGTCTCGCGGACGAAAACGACGTTGAGCGGGCGATCACCTACGAGCAGTACCACGACGGAGTCGCCGCCGACGAGTACGACGCGGTGTACGTGGCGACCCCGAATGCGTACCACCTCGACTACGCCGAGACCGCCGCGGAACTCGGCAAGGGCGTCCTCTGTGAGAAGCCGATGGAGGCGTCGGTCGAACGAGCCGAGCGGCTCGTCGAGGCGTGCGAGCGCCACGACGCCCCGTTGATGGTGGCCTATCGGATGCAGACGGACCCGTTCGTTCGGATCGCGAAGTCGCTTCTCGACGACGGCGTCATCGGCGACCCGGTTCAGGTATACGGCGACAACACGCAGCCGTTACTCGAGATGATCCCCGACGAGGACCAGTGGCGGATCGACCCGGATCTCACCGGCTACGGTACCTCTGTGATGGATCTTGGGATTTACTCCATCAACACGACACGGTTCCTGCTCGACCGCGAGCCGACCGAGGTACAGGCGAGCATGGCGTCGACGCATCCGCCGTTCGATAGGGTCGATGACGAGCGGTCGTCGTTCCTCCTCGCATTCGAGGATGACATCCAGTTCATCTCGACGGCCTCCCAGGGGGCTCACGAGGACACGCAGTTGAAGATCACGGGCACCGAGGGACAGATCGAGTTGCGGCCGGCGTTCCACGGCGAGGTGGAACTGCGCGTCGAGGCCGGCGATCTCTCGGTCGAGATGGCACACGCGACTGCGGATGAGGTCGACGAGATGTGCGAGGAGTTCGACTACTTCGCCGATCGCCTTCTCACCGGGGCGGAGATCGGTCCAGACGGTCGCCACGGGCTCCGGGATATGGAGATCATCGAGGCAATTCACGAGGCGGCGGAGGAACGCGGACTCCCGCTTTGA